Proteins encoded by one window of Flavobacterium sp. N502540:
- a CDS encoding OsmC family protein, producing MKHLFKAAVKWTFKPKGEDATKRFYSKSHQITIEGKPVLNVSAAKAFKGDPELYNPEDLLLSSLVSCHMMSYLYVCSQNGIEVLEYSDHAEATLEVSPDGSGRFVAVHLNPKVKIANANQIELANALHTKANQLCFIANSCNFPVSHNGSCEVLPSKF from the coding sequence ATGAAACATTTATTCAAGGCAGCTGTAAAATGGACTTTTAAACCAAAAGGAGAAGATGCAACAAAAAGATTTTACAGCAAAAGCCATCAGATTACCATAGAAGGGAAACCGGTTTTAAATGTTTCGGCTGCCAAAGCTTTTAAAGGAGATCCTGAATTGTATAATCCCGAAGATTTATTGCTGAGCAGTCTCGTTTCCTGTCACATGATGTCCTATCTGTATGTATGTTCTCAAAACGGAATAGAAGTTCTGGAATATTCAGATCATGCAGAAGCAACCCTTGAAGTTTCTCCTGATGGAAGCGGGCGCTTTGTTGCCGTTCATCTCAACCCAAAGGTAAAAATTGCAAACGCGAACCAAATTGAACTGGCCAATGCGCTTCATACCAAGGCCAACCAACTGTGTTTTATTGCCAATTCCTGCAATTTCCCTGTTTCGCATAATGGGAGCTGTGAAGTTTTACCGTCTAAATTTTAG
- a CDS encoding helix-turn-helix domain-containing protein codes for MSTATKPKHIGRNISRIRELRGMKQEALAIAIGVSQQSVSNIEGSETVDEEKLAKIAEVLGVSTEAIKNYSDETVLNVINNTFTSNDSSTLNAVNLQPNFNPLDKVVELYERLVQAEKEKVEYLEKLLKGK; via the coding sequence ATGAGCACAGCAACAAAACCAAAACATATCGGCAGAAATATTAGCCGAATCAGAGAGCTTAGAGGGATGAAACAAGAAGCATTGGCCATCGCTATTGGTGTAAGCCAGCAATCGGTTTCAAATATTGAAGGAAGCGAAACGGTTGATGAGGAAAAACTGGCGAAAATTGCTGAGGTATTAGGTGTGTCGACTGAAGCAATTAAAAATTATAGTGACGAAACGGTATTGAATGTTATCAATAATACTTTTACTAGTAATGATAGCTCAACACTTAATGCAGTTAATCTTCAGCCCAATTTCAATCCTCTCGATAAAGTAGTTGAACTTTACGAACGTTTAGTACAGGCTGAAAAAGAGAAGGTAGAATATTTAGAAAAATTGTTAAAAGGGAAGTAA
- a CDS encoding aminopeptidase C, giving the protein MNTFSFKSVLAASVFFVGATGCFAQDILVNSLKLNASEKSKENFKFTEVINLGTTSVKAQGSSGTCWSYSTNSFLESEMIRLGKQPVELSQIFSARNVYVEKGINYVRMHGAVSLGDGGALHDVINMYKKYGTVPREVYTGLNYGTDKNKFGEMAALIEGVLAAVVKNPNGELTPNWQKAYAAVIDSYLGKTPDNFTYKGKNYTPQSFAKEVVGINPDEYIEMSSFTTSPYYQKTTMMVPDNWSFDQVYNVKVNDMTDVIDNALKKGYTVAWATDVSEKSFSWKNGVAYVATKKFDDMTAEEKADMFNGPKAEPEITPEMRQTAFDNYTTTDDHGMHIIGLAKDQTGKEYYIVKNSWGETNDYKGFLFVTKNFVKYKTTALMVNKGGIPSDLAKKLGV; this is encoded by the coding sequence ATGAATACATTTTCATTCAAATCAGTACTGGCAGCTTCTGTATTTTTTGTTGGGGCAACTGGATGTTTTGCACAGGACATTTTAGTGAATTCACTAAAGCTGAATGCAAGCGAAAAAAGTAAAGAAAACTTTAAATTCACTGAAGTTATTAATCTTGGAACTACCTCAGTAAAAGCTCAGGGTTCATCAGGAACTTGCTGGAGTTATTCGACCAACTCTTTCTTAGAATCAGAAATGATTCGTTTAGGAAAACAACCGGTTGAATTGTCTCAGATTTTTTCTGCAAGAAACGTTTATGTTGAAAAAGGGATCAATTACGTACGTATGCACGGAGCTGTTAGCTTAGGCGACGGTGGTGCATTACACGATGTAATTAATATGTATAAAAAATACGGAACTGTTCCGAGAGAAGTTTACACAGGATTAAACTACGGAACCGACAAAAATAAATTTGGCGAAATGGCCGCTCTTATCGAAGGAGTTTTGGCTGCTGTAGTGAAAAATCCAAACGGAGAATTAACACCAAACTGGCAAAAAGCATACGCTGCTGTTATCGACTCTTATTTAGGAAAAACACCGGATAACTTTACTTACAAAGGAAAAAACTATACTCCGCAATCTTTTGCTAAAGAAGTAGTAGGAATTAATCCTGATGAGTATATCGAAATGTCATCTTTCACAACTTCTCCGTACTACCAAAAAACAACTATGATGGTACCGGACAACTGGTCATTTGATCAGGTTTACAACGTAAAAGTAAACGACATGACAGATGTTATCGACAATGCTTTGAAAAAAGGATACACTGTAGCATGGGCAACTGACGTAAGTGAGAAAAGCTTTAGCTGGAAAAATGGTGTAGCTTATGTGGCCACTAAAAAATTCGACGATATGACGGCTGAAGAAAAAGCTGACATGTTTAACGGACCAAAAGCTGAACCAGAGATTACTCCGGAGATGCGTCAAACAGCATTTGACAACTACACTACTACTGACGATCACGGAATGCACATCATTGGTTTAGCCAAAGATCAAACTGGAAAAGAATATTACATCGTTAAAAATTCATGGGGAGAAACAAACGACTACAAAGGTTTCTTGTTTGTAACTAAAAACTTCGTGAAATACAAAACAACTGCCTTAATGGTAAACAAAGGAGGAATTCCTTCTGACCTTGCTAAGAAATTAGGGGTATAA
- a CDS encoding DUF4136 domain-containing protein: MNIKRKNLRIIPLFLLGLLYSCSPTVRVTTDYDRDTNFSEYKTFAVYDLKEQEGQISQLNVDRVTKAIRSEMLSKGFTETTASPDLKINAISILKNKTEVSANTDFYGYGGMYRPYGYWGRGAMMGGANTIVNTYDYVDGSLIIDIVSTKTKKLIWQGIGNAKIDSQPNNPEEFIASSVKKILAGFPPGLTKK, from the coding sequence GTTTTTATTGGGTTTACTGTACAGCTGTTCTCCAACTGTACGAGTTACCACCGATTACGATCGTGACACCAATTTCAGCGAGTATAAAACTTTTGCTGTTTACGACTTAAAAGAACAGGAAGGTCAGATTAGTCAATTAAATGTTGATCGTGTTACAAAAGCCATCCGCAGCGAAATGCTGAGTAAAGGTTTTACAGAAACTACAGCTAGCCCGGATCTAAAAATCAATGCCATATCAATCTTAAAAAACAAAACTGAAGTATCGGCGAACACTGACTTCTATGGCTATGGAGGCATGTATCGTCCGTATGGATATTGGGGTAGAGGTGCCATGATGGGAGGTGCCAATACTATCGTCAACACCTATGATTATGTCGATGGCTCACTAATCATCGATATTGTATCAACGAAAACAAAAAAACTGATATGGCAAGGAATAGGTAATGCTAAAATAGACAGCCAACCTAACAATCCGGAAGAGTTTATTGCATCATCAGTCAAAAAAATCCTGGCAGGATTTCCTCCCGGATTAACAAAAAAATAG